The Glycine soja cultivar W05 chromosome 8, ASM419377v2, whole genome shotgun sequence genome has a window encoding:
- the LOC114424352 gene encoding uncharacterized protein LOC114424352, with product MGRWMKPEVYPLLAAMTFVTGMCVFQLTRNVLGNPDVRINKTRRSMAVLENREEGEKYAEHGLRKFLRTRPPEIMPTINHFFSEDK from the exons ATGGGGCGTTGGATGAAACCAGAG GTTTACCCTCTATTGGCTGCAATGACCTTTGTTACCGGCATGTGTGTGTTCCAACTAACAAGAAATGTGCTCGGGAACCCTGATGTTAG GATTAACAAAACTCGGAGAAGCATGGCAGTGTTGGAGAACagagaagagggagagaaaTATGCTGAGCATGGCCTGAGGAAGTTCCTTCGTACTCGACCACCAGAGATTATGCCAACCATCAACCACTTCTTCAGCGAGGATAAATGA